A portion of the Daphnia magna isolate NIES linkage group LG4, ASM2063170v1.1, whole genome shotgun sequence genome contains these proteins:
- the LOC123471409 gene encoding putative protein TPRXL, translated as MSQNGDDAEIRDAMVNPVQRRESSAARFLKHFRPDRNNPAYHSEGKGLRKRRNWASERQLTTHSDNPVAGSASSANDAATDQQRPVANANAPQRSHSFSEPDASGVVVAAARTSFKEASGMRESFRWRFSSKSSKSSSSSSEQSPKGGDTCKPANTETPQATLMRSTSTPSSGGNSNDTVLSETTFPCNNNPPAAGNNWSQLHHLPGGHFNNKSPSKKPPPTTMHDSSGTVVDGRSSGVQVQLQQDHLAGHQASSPSEPIYSNGKAQPTTAASRVSYYASAGGGADADYVNYEMFASHQFSGSWSGHQKQLEPDLIRNLPYQQQQCASTVATPVHSNGPSKQHGNNAPFITNPSPHRHSNRVHPGR; from the coding sequence ATGAGCCAAAATGGCGACGATGCAGAAATCCGCGACGCCATGGTTAATCCGGTCCAGCGACGCGAATCGTCTGCTGCCCGCTTCCTCAAGCACTTCCGACCGGATCGCAACAATCCGGCCTACCACAGCGAGGGGAAAGGTTTGCGCAAGAGACGCAATTGGGCATCGGAGCGTCAGTTGACGACCCATTCGGACAATCCGGTTGCCGGATCGGCTTCGTCGGCCAACGATGCGGCCACAGATCAACAACGGCCAGTGGCCAATGCCAACGCTCCCCAAAGGAGTCACAGTTTCAGTGAACCGGATGCTTCGGGCGTGGTGGTCGCAGCAGCCCGCACCTCTTTTAAAGAAGCTTCCGGCATGCGGGAATCGTTCCGCTGGCGTTTCAGCAGCAAATCGTCGAAATCATCTTCATCGTCGTCCGAACAGTCGCCAAAAGGTGGCGACACGTGCAAGCCAGCCAACACGGAAACACCGCAGGCGACTTTAATGAGAAGCACTTcgacgccatctagcggtggcAATAGCAACGACACTGTTCTTTCGGAAACGACGTTTCCGTGCAATAATAACCCGCCGGCGGCAGGCAACAATTGGAGCCAACTCCATCACCTCCCTGGCGGCCATTTCAATAACAAAAGCCCTTCCAAGAAACCACCGCCGACTACAATGCACGATTCAAGCGGCACGGTCGTTGATGGCCGCTCGTCTGGCGTTCAAGTCCAGTTGCAACAGGATCATTTGGCCGGCCATCAGGCCAGCAGCCCGTCTGAGCCGATCTACAGTAACGGCAAGGCTCAGCCAACGACAGCGGCCAGTCGAGTGAGTTATTACGCGTCGGCGGGAGGAGGTGCCGATGCCGATTACGTCAACTATGAAATGTTTGCGTCGCATCAGTTTAGCGGCAGTTGGTCGGGCCATCAGAAACAGCTGGAACCGGACCTCATCCGCAATTTGCCCTATCAGCAACAACAGTGCGCGTCGACGGTAGCGACCCCCGTCCACTCGAACGGCCCATCGAAACAACACGGCAACAACGCGCCTTTCATCACCAACCCATCGCCTCATCGCCATAGCAACCGCGTTCATCCCGGCAggtaa